GTGCCGCCGGTGATGACGGCCGTCTGTCCGTCGAGCCTCATGCTTCTCCATCCGATGCTGCGTGTGGTGTGCGTGTGGGGGTCGGACCGTCAGTACCAGGTCAGGAGGGCCGCGCCCGCGGTCATGCCGCCGCCGACCGACGCCATCAGGACCCGTTCACCGCGCCGCAGCGGGCGCTCGCGGTGCGTGGCGTGCAGGGTGAGCGGCACCGAGGCGGCGACCGTGTTGCCCAGGTGCGGCGCGGTGTACGCGACACGGTCCGGGTCGATGCCCGCGTCCGCCACGAAGGTCTCCAGAAGCCTGGTGTTGGCCTGGTGGAAGACGAACCGGTCGACGTCCTCCAGGGCGAGCCCGCAGTCGTCGAGCGTCATGGCGGTCAGCTTGGCCAGCACCGAGAGGGCGTAGTCACGCACCGCGCGGCCGTCCATCCGGAAGTAGTGCTTGCCGGCCTCGCGGGCCTCGGCGTCGAGCGGTGTCCGGGTACCGCCGCCCTCCACGCCCACGTAGTGGTGGAACTCCCCGTCGGTGACCAGGCGCACCGACTGCAGACCGTAGCCCTCGGGCACCTCACCGAGCAGGGCCGCGCCCGCGCCGTCGCCGAAGAGGCTCACGGTGCGCCGGTCGGTCCTGTCCATGATCGTGGAGAACATGTCGGCGCCGACCAGGAGCACGTACTCGCCGTGCCGGCCGGCCTTCAGCAGTCCCTCGGCGACCGAGAGGCCGTAGAGGAAGCCGCTGCAGACGGCGTTGATGTCGAAGGCGGGCAGGATGGAGAGCCCCAGCTTGTGCTGGAGGATTGCCGCGGTCGACGGCTGCGGCACGTCCGGGGTGCTGGTGGCCACGACCAGCGCGCCGAGCCGCTCGCGGACCTCGTCCGAGACACCGTCCAGCGCCTCCCGGGCCGCGTGCAGGGCGAGGTCGGACGTGGCCGTACCGGGCTCGGCGTACCGCCGCGTGAGGACGCCGGTCCGTTCGCTCACCCAGGACTCGGGCATCCCCGTCCAGGCACTGATCTGCTGGTTGTCGATCACCTTGTCGGGTGTGTGGGAGCCGATCGACAGGACACCGACGGGCATGGTTCACCTTTCCTGCGCTACGTGAGTGGTGGTGGACGCGTGCGGCGTGGGGCCTCAGTGCCCCATGCCGAGCCCACCGCTGACCGGCAGCACGGCGCCGGTGATGTACGACGCCTCCTCGCCGGTGAGGAACCGCACGGCGGCGGCCACTTCGTCGGCGGTGCCGGCCCGGCCCAGCGGCGTCATCGCCAGGTACTGGTCCATGCGGGCCGGCCGTACGTCGCGCAGCATGTCCGTCTGGACGAGCCCGGGGGCGACGACGTTGACGGTGATGGAGCGGCTGCCGAGCTCCCAGGCGAGGGAGCGGGCGAGACCGACCAGGCCGGCCTTGGCGGCGGTGTAGTTCGTCTGGCCCGGCGAGCCGGTGAACGCCACGGCCGAGGAGATCAGCACCAGCCGGCCCCAGCGCCCGCCGAGCATGCCCCGGGCCGCGTGCTTGGCGACCCGGATGACCGACCGAAGGTTGGTGTCGAGGACGGCGTCGACGTCGTTGTCGTCGAGGGCGAGCAGCAGTCCGTCCCGGGTGATGCCGGCGTTGGCGACGAGCACCTCCACGGTGCCCTGGGCGGCCGCGACCTCCTTGAAGGCGCGTTCCACCTGGGCCTCGTCGGTGACGTCGCAGCGCACCCCCAGCAGCCCCTCGGGAGGCTCGCCGGTGCGGTGGGTGACGGCCACCCGGTCGCCGCGCGCGGCCAGCGACCGGGCGACGGCCAGGCCGATGCCGCGGTTGCCGCCGGTGACGAGGACGGAGCGGCCCGAGGGGCCGGGAGTACCCGTCATGCCGGCGTCACCACGATCACGGCGTTCTGACCGCCGAAGCCGAACGAGTCGTTCACCGCCGCGCCGATCTCCATCGGCCGGGCCTCCTTGGCCACCACGTCCACCCCGATGCCCGGGTCCAGGCTGCTCAGGTTGGCCGTCGGCGGAACGAGGCGCCGCTCCACGGCGAGCACCGTGTACACCGCCTCGGCGGCTCCGGCGGCGCCCAGCAGATGGCCGACGACCCCCTTGGTGGAGGTGACGGCGGGCTTCTCGCCGAAGACCCGGCGGAGCATCCCGGCCTCGGTGATGTCGTTGAGCGGGGTCGACGTGCCGTGCGCGTTGACGTGGTCGACCTCGGAGGTGTCGACCAGGGCGTCGGCGAGCGCCGCCCGGATGGCCCGCTCGGCGCCGCCGCCGGTCGGGTCGGGCGCCGACGCGTGGTGGCCGTCGGCGGAGGCGCCGAAGCCGGAGACCAGCGCTCTCGTGCGGGCGCCGCGCGCCCGCGCGTCCTCGACCCGCTCCAGGACGAGCATCGCCGCGCCCTCGCCGGCGACGAACCCGTCGCGGTCGGCGTCGAAGGGGCGGGATGCGGACGCCGGGTCGTCGCGCCGGGTGGACAGCGCGCCCGCCCGGGCGAGGCTGGCCATGGCGGTCGGGGACATCGCGGCCTCGGCACCGCCGGCCAGGACGATGTCGCAGACGCCCGACTCCAGGAGCGAGCGGGCGTACCCGATCGCCGTGTTGCCGGAGGCGCAGGCGGTCGACACGACCTGGTTGGGACCGAGGGCCTTCAGGTCCATGGCGATGTAGCCGGCGGTCATGTTGACCGGGCCCATCACCATGAGCAGCGGTGAGACGAACTCGGGTCCGTCGGCGAGGTGGTTGCCCTTCTCGCGTTCGACGGTGGACCAGCCACCGAGCGAGGTGCCGACCACCACACCGACGCGGGGTCCGTCCCACGCGGCCGGGTCCAGCCCGGCGTCCTCGACGGCCTGCCGGGCGGCGACCACGCCGAAGTGACTGATCGGGTCCATGCGGACGGCGCTGCGCCGCCCGAGGAGGGCGCCCGCGTCGAAGTCCGGTACGCGGCAGGCGAAGTCGACGGGCAGACCGGCGAGGCCGGGGTCGGTGGCCGCGGTGGACTCACCCGACCAGACCCGCGCGAAGTTGGCCTCGACGCCGAGGCCGGCCGGCGTGACCAGCCCGACGCCGGTGACCGCCACGTCGAAGCGTTTCGTGCGCCCGCCCGGGCGCTGGGTCGGTATGCCGGTCATCAGGCCACCGCGACCTTGCCGTCGATCTCGGCGAGGATGTCGGCGAAGGTGTTCTCCGAGGTCAGCGCCGTCTCGTCGATCTGGACCCCGAACTCCTTCTGGACGATGACGCTCAGCTCGATCAGCGCGAGCGAGTCCAGGTCGAGCTGGTCGAAGGTGGAGGTGGTGTCGAGTTCCTCGGGGGTCATGCCGAGCTTCTCGGAGACGAGGGCGAAGAGACGGTCCTGGAACGCGGACATGGTGGTTCTCCTTGGGAATATCGGAATGTCGTGGAGTGGAGCGGAGTGGAGCGGTACGGGTGCGGGAGGTCAGCGCTTGCTGACCACGGCCGCGGTGAAGGTGAATCCGCCACCGCCGTTGAGCACGAGGGCGTATGCACCGGGTCTGAGCAGGTCCGAGCGGGCCAGGTCGGCGAGGGACGCGTTCAGGTCGCCGGCGCCCACGTGCCCGGTGGCCCGGCCCAGGTCGAGCACCTCCGCGGAGGTGACGTCCTTCAGCGGCGGGAGGTAGGCCTCGTTCATCGCCTTGGTGCCCAGGCGGGGGATGACGGCGTAGTGCAGCCGCGAATCGTCGCCGGTGAGTCCGGCGTCGGCCAGCGCCTCCCCGACGACGGCCCGGATGCGGTCGGCGGCCGTCTCCACGAAGAACTCGACGCCGTACGCCTTGATGAAGGCGCGCTTGGTGCGCCGCACGTCGATCATCGGGCTGTGCCCCATCGGCGTCGCGTTGAGCTCGTCGTCGCCACGGTGCATCACCTCCAGTTCGGCGGCCGTCCGGGTGGCCAGCGAGTGCAGCAGCAGGTCGGGGGCGAAGGCGTGGGCCGATCCGGGTTCCGTCGCGCGGGCGGTGCGGTGGACGAGAACGGCGGTGGCCGCGTCTCCGGCCGCCATCCCGTAGTCGCTGAGCCAGCGGTGCCAGCTCGGCATCAGGAACCGGTCGGCGGTCGTGACCAGGGCGGGACCGGCGGCCGCGTCGCCCTGGAGCCGGCTCGCGGCCAGTTCGATGCCGATGGCACCGCCGTTGCACTGCTGGAGCAGCCCGATCGGTACGGCGTGTTCGGCGCCGATCCGGCGGGCGATGTAGTGCGGGGCGGACCAGGCGTCGTGGCCCTGATGGTGGACGCTCGCGTGCAGCACCAGGGAGAGCGTGTCGGGGCGGGCGCCGGAGAGCGTGAAGAGCCGGGTCGCGGCCTGGACGGCCATGTCCGGTGGTGCGGTGTCCTCGCTGACCGGGAGTGAGGTGTAGCCGAGTTCGCGGGCGGTCCGGGCGTCGATGTCACCCGCGGCCACGGCCTCCTCGGCCGTCTGGATGCCGTCCGGGTACCAGGCCGTCGCCGACAGACCCAGGGGTGCGTCCAGTCGCACGGTCCGTCACCTGCCGTCCGTGTCGGGCACCGGGAGGGCCGCGACCTCGACGCCGGCCGTGCAGACGGATTCCCCGTCCTGCCGGAAGTCGACGGTGAGGCGCTCGCCGCCGGAGGGCGTGACGGAGACCGTGACCGGGCTGTCCAACTCCACGAAGCGGTGGAACGTGGCGCCGAAGGCGCGGGCGTAGCGCCGTTCGCCGGGGCCGCCCGTGGCGAGGACCGCGGCTTGGCGCGCCGCCTCCATCAGGGCCATCGCCGGTATGTGGTCCAGGGGGTGGTCGTACATGGCCGCGTGCCGCACCGGGACGTCGAGTACGGCGCGCAGTGCGGTCGTGCCGTCGGGGTGCCGTGCCGCGTCGGTGAGGACGACGTTCTCCGTCCGCTCGCGGCCCACCAGGGCGGGCTCGACGGGCGTACCGGTGCGGGTGGACGGCATGTCGGAGGAGAGCGGCGGGACGGTGCCGCGGCTCTTGGCGCGGTGGGCGGTGTAGCCGTCGCGGCTGAGGTATCCGGCCACGACGACGCTCGTCCCGGCCCGCCGGCCGCCCACCAGGAACACGCACTCGAGGGTGGCGGCCAGCAGCCTGGTGCCGCGCCGCTTGAGGTCGCGGGTGGTGACCTCGACGACGAGTTCGTCCGGAGCGTCGCCGCGGGCCCGCAGCGCCTCGAGGTCGGTGAACTCGGTGGTCCAGTCGCTGATCAGGAAGGAGGTGTCATGGGTGACGTCCAGCCACTGGTGCGCCACGACGGTGACCGCCTGGCGGGCGGCCTCCAGGAGGAACAGCGGGTCGAGCAGCGCCGGCCGTTGCGTGTGGTCGTTGTAGTAGCTGTGCGCGCGGGGCGCCTGGACCGCCACGGCGAAGGCGTCGTCGCCGCGCCGCACGGCATCGGTGACGAAGACCTCCATGACGGCCCGGCGGTGCACCAGGACGCGGTCCATGGGCCGCTGGTAGGCGAATTCGGCCGCGGCCGGGGCCGCTTCCGTCGGCTCCTGCTCAGCAAGGGTCATGCCCGGTTCCGTTCGTCCGTGGGTCTGTTTCGGCGGGCCCCTGGGGGCATGAATCAACCTTCACAGCCGCCTCTGGGGTTTCAACTGCGAACGACGGGGCAGCCGACCGAGGTCTCGCGTGTGGTCGGCTTGAGAGCCGCTGAAGATTGGCTGAAGACCGGCCGCGTGGTCCCCGGACACCGGCGCGAGGCCGCCGGACACACGAGAAGGCCGCCCCCGGTCGGGGGCGGCCTTCTTTCGGTGGGCGCAGCGCGCCGGTTCAGGTCGTTTCGACCGCGAGGACGACCTTGCCGCGCACATGACCGGTCTGCACGAGTTCATGGGCCCGGGCCGCGTCGGCGAGCGGGAACTCGGCGCTCACGTGGACCCGCACCTCGCCGCGGTCCGCCATCGCCACCAGCTCGGCCAGATCACGCGGGTCGGGGCGGACGAAGACGTAGCGTCCGCCGAGGCCCGTCACGTCACCGGAGATGGAGGCGAGCCGCCCGCCCGGCCGCAGCAGCGCCGGCGAACCGGCGAGGGTGTCCCCGCCCATGAGGTCGAAGACGGCGTCGACACCCTCCGGGGCCAGCGCGCGCACCCGGTCGGCGAGCCCCGGGCCGTAGGTCACCGGCTCCGCGCCGAGCGACCGGAGGAAGTCGTGATTGCGCTCGGAGGCCGTGCCGATGACGCGGGCTCCGAGGGCGCGGCCGATCTGGACGGCGAGCGAGCCGACCCCGCCGGCCGCCGCGTGGACGAGCAGCACGTCGCCGGCGGCGATCTCCAGGTGGCGGCGGAGCGCCTGGTACGCGGTGAGGCCGGCAGCCGGCAGCCCGGCCGCCTCCCGCGCGTCGAGGGAGCGCGGCGCGTGCGCGAGGGTCCGGACGGGCGCGGCCACGAGTTCGCCGTAGGTACCACGCTGCATGTGGTCGGCGCGGACGTAGCCGACCACCTCGTCGCCGGGGGCGAATTCGGTGACGCCGAGGCCGGTCCGTTCGACCACGCCGGACAGGTCGCACCCCATCACCATGGGGAAGTGGGACTCGAACCAGTCGTCGATGTAGCCCTCGCGGATCTTCCAGTCGGCGGGGTTCACGCCCGCGTACCGCACCCGGACGAGAACGACGTCCGGGCCGAGACGCGGTTCGGGGAGGTCCATGAGTTCCAGGACCTCCGGTCCTCCGTAGCGCTGGACGGCGATGGCCTTCACGGACGAACCCCCTGTCGGGACAACGGATGTACGGGCGGCCGACGCCGGTCCCCGAGTGGGGGCGGCGGGCGGCCGTCGCCACTATAGGGCAGACTTGAGCCAGAGTTCTGTGACACCTATGACGATTGACATATGACCGAAGACTCAGTCAGAGTCTCGGCATGCTCGTGCTGTCCGCCGCCACCGGCAAGTTCGGAACGAACGTCCACATCGTCGCCGCGGGACCGGGACATCCCTGCCTCGTCGTCGACCCCGGACACGACTCCCGCGGGGCGGTCCTCGAGGCCGTCCGCGCCCACCGCCTCGAACCCGAGGCCATCCTGATCACGCACGGCCACATGGACCACACCTGGGACGCCGTGCCACTCGCCCGGCACTACGGCGTCCCGGCCTGGATCCACCCGGCCGACCGCTACCAACTCGGCGCTCCCGCCAAGGGACTGCCCGACTCGTTCCCCCGCGAGCTGCTCGTCGGCCACCCCGACCAGGAGCCCGACGAGGTCCGCGAACTCCCCGAATCGGGCGGTGAACTGACCTTCTCCGCCGGCACCGTCACGGTGCTGCACACCCCGGGCCACACCAGCGGCTCGGTGATGTTCCGCTTCGACGGCGGTGACGATCCCCTGCTCGCCACCGGCGACACCCTGCTCGCCGACGGCCCGGGACGCGCGGACGCGCCGACCGCGAGCCCCACCAGCATGGCGGGCTCCCTCCGCATGGTCACCGGGCTCTGCCCGGACGACACCCGGTTGCTCACCGGCCACGGCCCCACCACCCACCTCAGCCAGACGGGAATCCGATGACGAACACCGCCCCGACCCCCACGGCCTCCAGCAGCCGTATGCGCACCGTCCGCTTCGACGCCTTCGGCGCCCCGTCCGTCCTCACCGTCGGTGAGGTCGACGCGCCCGCCCCCGAGGCCGGACAGGTCACCGTCGACGTCCAGTACGCGGGCGTGAACTTCGCCGAAGTGATGTTCCGGCGGGGCCAGTTCCCGGTCGGCCTGCCGCACTTCCCCGGCCTCGAGGCGGTCGGCACGGTACGCGCCGTGGGCGAGGGCGTCACCGGCTTCGAGCCCGGCGAGCGGGTCGCCGCGCTCACCCTGGGCGGCGGCGGCAACGCCGAGGTGGTCGCCGTCGGCGCCGAGCACGTGATCCGCCTCGACGGGCAGCTCGCCGGTCTGGACGGAGCCGTCGCGGCCGGCGCCCTGTGCAACGTCACCACGGCCCTCGGTGTGCTCACCTCCGCCGGGCACCTGGCCAAGGGGGAGACCGTGGTCGTCCTCGCCGCGGCGGGCGGCGTCGGTACGGCCGCGGCTCAACTGGCCCGCTCGCTCGGCGCGGGCACGGTCATCGGCGTGACGAGCTCCCCCGCGAAGGCGGAGTACGCGCGCGGCTTCGGCTACGACAGCGTCGTGTCGTACGAAGAGCTGGAGCAGGAGGTCGCCGAGCGCACCGGCGGCGCGGGCGCGGACCTGGTCCTCGACTCCGTCGGTGGCGCGTTCCGGTCGTCCGTGACCGGGCTGCTGGCCGCCTTCGGCCGGCACGTCGTCTTCGGCAACGCGGCGGCGGAGGACGTCACCTTCGAGGGCAACCACCCCTGGTACACCAACAGTTCCCTCGCCGGATACAACCTGGGCGGCGTAGCCGGACGCGCGCCGGAGCTGCTCCGCGCCCACCTGGAGCAGTCTCTGGCTCAGGTCGCCCAGGGCAGTGTCCGCGTGGACGTGACCGTGCTGCCGCTGGCCGACGCGGTACGCGCGCACGAACTCCTGGAGACACGGGCGTCCACGGGCAAGTACGTCCTCGATGTCCGGTCCTGACCGGGCCACGGCCAGCAGACAGTCGGTAGCGGACGGGGAATCACGTATGTCGCGCGAGTCGGGCAGTGCTCGGTCCACCGAGAGCGGACTGCCCATCGAACCGGTCTACGGGCCCGACGCCCAGGAGGGCTGGGACCCGGCCGAGCGGCTGGGCGAGCCGGGGAGGTACCCCTTCACCCGGGGTGTGTACCCGTCGATGTACACGGGCCGGCCGTGGACGATGCGTCAGTACGCGGGTTTCGGTACGGCGACGGAGTCGAACGCCCGTTACCAGCAGTTGATCGCCAACGGCACCATGGGTCTGTCGGTGGCCTTCGATCTGCCCACCCAGATGGGTCACGACTCCGACGCGCCGATCGCGCACGGTGAGGTCGGCAAGGTCGGTGTGGCGGTCGACTCGGTGGACGACATGCGGGTGCTGTTCGGCGGCATCCCGCTGGACCGGGTGTCGACGTCGATGACGATCAACGCCCCGGCCGCGCTGCTGCTCCTGCTGTACCAACTGGTGGCGGAGGAGCAGGGGGTGAGTGCGGACCGGCTGACCGGCACGATCCAGAACGACGTGCTGAAGGAGTACATCGCGCGGGGGACGCACATCTTCCCGCCGAAGCCGTCGCTGCGGCTGATCGCGGACATCTTCAAGTACTGCCGGGCCGAGATCCCGAAGTGGAACACGATCTCGATCTCCGGCTACCACATGGCGGAGGCGGGTGCCTCGCCCGCGCAGGAGATCGCGTTCACGCTGGCGGACGGTATCGAGTACGTGCGCACGGCGGTCGCGGCCGGGATGGACGTGGACGACTTCGCGCCCCGTCTGTCGTTCTTCTTCGTGGCGCGTACGACGATCCTGGAGGAGGTCGCCAAGTTCCGCGCGGCCCGCCGGATCTGGGCGCGGGTGATGCGCGAGGAGTTCGGCGCGCGTGATCCGAAGTCGCTGATGCTGCGTTTCCACACGCAGACGGCGGGTGTGCAGCTGACCGCCCAGCAGCCCGAGGTCAACCTGGTCCGCGTCGCCGTGCAGGGACTCGCCGCGGTTCTGGGCGGTACGCAGTCGCTGCACACCAACTCCTTCGACGAGGCCATCGCGCTGCCCACCGACAAGTCGGCGCGCCTGGCCCTGCGCACCCAGCAGGTCCTCGCCTACGAGACCGACGTGACCGCCACCGTGGACCCCTTCGCCGGCTCCTACGTCGTGGAGAAGATGACCGACGACGTCGAGGACGCCGTCCTGGAGCTGATGGCCAAGGTGGAGGAGCTCGGCGGCGCGGTCAACGCCATCGAGCACGGCTTCCAGAAGGGCGAGATCGAGCGCTCCGCGTACCGGGTCGCCCAGGAGACCGACTCCGGCGAGCGCGTCGTCGTCGGCGTCAACCGCTTCCAGCTCGACGAGGAGGAGCCGTACGAGCCCCTCCGCGTCGACCCGGCCATCGAGGCGCAGCAGGCCGAACGCCTCGCCAAACTCCGCGCCGAACGCGACCAGGAAGCGGTCGATACGGCGCTGGCCGCGCTGAAGAAGGCCGCGGAAGGCACCGACAACGTCCTCTACCCGATGAAGGACGCACTCAGGGCCCGCGCCACCGTGGGCGAGGTCTGCAACGCGCTCCGCGAGATCTGGGGCACCTACCGCCCCGCGACCACCTGAGGCATCGCACCGCACAGCAGAAGACAGGGGGAATCCGATGGACACGCCGATCCGGGTCGTGATCGCCAAGCCCGGCCTCGACGGGCACGACCGAGGAGCGAAGGTCATCGCTCGCGCCTTGCGGGACGCGGGCGTCGAGGTCATCTACACGGGGCTCCACCAGACCCCGCGCCAGATCGTGGACACCGCCATTCAGGAGGACGCCGCCGGCATCGGCCTGTCGGTGCTCTCCGGCGCTCACATGACGCTCTTCGCCGAGGTCCTCAGGCTCCTCGACGAGGCCGGCGCGCGGGACATCACCGTCTTCGGCGGCGGGATCATCCCGGAGGCCGACATCCCGGCACTGCGCGAGATGGGCGTGGCCGCACTCTTCACCCCCGGTTCGCCCACCCGCTCCATCGCCGCCTGGGTGACCCGGAACGTCGCCGCACTGGAGGGGGCACGATGACGACCGGCCTGGGAGCACTGCTGACCGGGGCCGCGGCGCGGTTCCCGGAGCACGGGGTGCGCTACGGTTCCGCGGACCGGCCGCTCGACTTCCGGCTCCAGACGTATCCGGAGCTGTTGCGGTAGTCGCTGCGGCTGCTCGCCCGGCTGCGGAAGTCCGGAGTGACCAGGGACCGGACCGTCGCGCTGCTCCTCGAGCGGCCCGAGGACTTCCTCCCGGCCCTGTGGGCGTGCCTGCTCGGCGGGATCACGGTGTGTCCGCCGGTCCCCCTGCGCAGCGATCCGCAGCGCCGGGCGGCCCGACTCGGCCTTGTCGACACCCTGCTCGACGGGCCGCTCCTCGTCACCGACGCCCCGACCCGCGAGGAACTGCCCGCCGTGCGGGACCTGTCGGTCGTCACCCTGGAGGACCTGGCACCGGACGACACGGGCACCGCCACGGACGCCGGCCCGGGCACGGTTCCGCTCGCCCCGGCCGCCCCCGACGACGTCGCCCTCCTCGTCCTCACCTCCGGTTCCACCAGCGCCGCCAAGGCCGTCCGGCTCACCCACGGCAATCTGCTGGCCTCCATGGCCGCGAAGGCCGGCACGCAGTCGCTGACCTCGCGGGAGGCACACAGTCGCTGACCTCGCGGGACATCACCCTCAACTGGATCTCGTACGACCACGTCGCCGCGCTTCTCGAAGCACACCTGCTTCCGCTCTCCGTCGGAGCCGTCCTGCTGCTGACCTCGCCGGAGACTGCTCGCCGCCCCGCTGCGCTTCCTGGAGCTGATCGACGCCCACCAGGCGACGACGACGTTCACGCCGGACTTCCTGCTCGGCCGGCTCAACAAGATCATCGACGACGGGCCGTCCGGCACGTCCCTGGACCTGTCCTGCCTGCGCCACATCGTCTCCGGCGGCGAGGCCAACCCCGTCGCGACGGCGTCGTGACCCTGCGGCACCGGCCGGTGGTGCCGGCGCGGTCCTGAGGCGCTCGCCGGGCGACCGCGGCCGGGCGCCCG
The Streptomyces sp. NBC_01723 genome window above contains:
- a CDS encoding cobalamin B12-binding domain-containing protein; this translates as MDTPIRVVIAKPGLDGHDRGAKVIARALRDAGVEVIYTGLHQTPRQIVDTAIQEDAAGIGLSVLSGAHMTLFAEVLRLLDEAGARDITVFGGGIIPEADIPALREMGVAALFTPGSPTRSIAAWVTRNVAALEGAR
- a CDS encoding AMP-binding protein: MRKSGVTRDRTVALLLERPEDFLPALWACLLGGITVCPPVPLRSDPQRRAARLGLVDTLLDGPLLVTDAPTREELPAVRDLSVVTLEDLAPDDTGTATDAGPGTVPLAPAAPDDVALLVLTSGSTSAAKAVRLTHGNLLASMAAKAGTQSLTSREAHSR
- a CDS encoding SDR family oxidoreductase, which encodes MTGTPGPSGRSVLVTGGNRGIGLAVARSLAARGDRVAVTHRTGEPPEGLLGVRCDVTDEAQVERAFKEVAAAQGTVEVLVANAGITRDGLLLALDDNDVDAVLDTNLRSVIRVAKHAARGMLGGRWGRLVLISSAVAFTGSPGQTNYTAAKAGLVGLARSLAWELGSRSITVNVVAPGLVQTDMLRDVRPARMDQYLAMTPLGRAGTADEVAAAVRFLTGEEASYITGAVLPVSGGLGMGH
- a CDS encoding ScbA/BarX family gamma-butyrolactone biosynthesis protein; translation: MTLAEQEPTEAAPAAAEFAYQRPMDRVLVHRRAVMEVFVTDAVRRGDDAFAVAVQAPRAHSYYNDHTQRPALLDPLFLLEAARQAVTVVAHQWLDVTHDTSFLISDWTTEFTDLEALRARGDAPDELVVEVTTRDLKRRGTRLLAATLECVFLVGGRRAGTSVVVAGYLSRDGYTAHRAKSRGTVPPLSSDMPSTRTGTPVEPALVGRERTENVVLTDAARHPDGTTALRAVLDVPVRHAAMYDHPLDHIPAMALMEAARQAAVLATGGPGERRYARAFGATFHRFVELDSPVTVSVTPSGGERLTVDFRQDGESVCTAGVEVAALPVPDTDGR
- a CDS encoding acyl carrier protein, whose translation is MSAFQDRLFALVSEKLGMTPEELDTTSTFDQLDLDSLALIELSVIVQKEFGVQIDETALTSENTFADILAEIDGKVAVA
- a CDS encoding 3-oxoacyl-ACP synthase III family protein, translating into MPVGVLSIGSHTPDKVIDNQQISAWTGMPESWVSERTGVLTRRYAEPGTATSDLALHAAREALDGVSDEVRERLGALVVATSTPDVPQPSTAAILQHKLGLSILPAFDINAVCSGFLYGLSVAEGLLKAGRHGEYVLLVGADMFSTIMDRTDRRTVSLFGDGAGAALLGEVPEGYGLQSVRLVTDGEFHHYVGVEGGGTRTPLDAEAREAGKHYFRMDGRAVRDYALSVLAKLTAMTLDDCGLALEDVDRFVFHQANTRLLETFVADAGIDPDRVAYTAPHLGNTVAASVPLTLHATHRERPLRRGERVLMASVGGGMTAGAALLTWY
- a CDS encoding quinone oxidoreductase family protein, with protein sequence MTNTAPTPTASSSRMRTVRFDAFGAPSVLTVGEVDAPAPEAGQVTVDVQYAGVNFAEVMFRRGQFPVGLPHFPGLEAVGTVRAVGEGVTGFEPGERVAALTLGGGGNAEVVAVGAEHVIRLDGQLAGLDGAVAAGALCNVTTALGVLTSAGHLAKGETVVVLAAAGGVGTAAAQLARSLGAGTVIGVTSSPAKAEYARGFGYDSVVSYEELEQEVAERTGGAGADLVLDSVGGAFRSSVTGLLAAFGRHVVFGNAAAEDVTFEGNHPWYTNSSLAGYNLGGVAGRAPELLRAHLEQSLAQVAQGSVRVDVTVLPLADAVRAHELLETRASTGKYVLDVRS
- a CDS encoding MBL fold metallo-hydrolase, whose translation is MLVLSAATGKFGTNVHIVAAGPGHPCLVVDPGHDSRGAVLEAVRAHRLEPEAILITHGHMDHTWDAVPLARHYGVPAWIHPADRYQLGAPAKGLPDSFPRELLVGHPDQEPDEVRELPESGGELTFSAGTVTVLHTPGHTSGSVMFRFDGGDDPLLATGDTLLADGPGRADAPTASPTSMAGSLRMVTGLCPDDTRLLTGHGPTTHLSQTGIR
- a CDS encoding ketoacyl-ACP synthase III family protein — its product is MRLDAPLGLSATAWYPDGIQTAEEAVAAGDIDARTARELGYTSLPVSEDTAPPDMAVQAATRLFTLSGARPDTLSLVLHASVHHQGHDAWSAPHYIARRIGAEHAVPIGLLQQCNGGAIGIELAASRLQGDAAAGPALVTTADRFLMPSWHRWLSDYGMAAGDAATAVLVHRTARATEPGSAHAFAPDLLLHSLATRTAAELEVMHRGDDELNATPMGHSPMIDVRRTKRAFIKAYGVEFFVETAADRIRAVVGEALADAGLTGDDSRLHYAVIPRLGTKAMNEAYLPPLKDVTSAEVLDLGRATGHVGAGDLNASLADLARSDLLRPGAYALVLNGGGGFTFTAAVVSKR
- a CDS encoding beta-ketoacyl-[acyl-carrier-protein] synthase family protein, translated to MTGIPTQRPGGRTKRFDVAVTGVGLVTPAGLGVEANFARVWSGESTAATDPGLAGLPVDFACRVPDFDAGALLGRRSAVRMDPISHFGVVAARQAVEDAGLDPAAWDGPRVGVVVGTSLGGWSTVEREKGNHLADGPEFVSPLLMVMGPVNMTAGYIAMDLKALGPNQVVSTACASGNTAIGYARSLLESGVCDIVLAGGAEAAMSPTAMASLARAGALSTRRDDPASASRPFDADRDGFVAGEGAAMLVLERVEDARARGARTRALVSGFGASADGHHASAPDPTGGGAERAIRAALADALVDTSEVDHVNAHGTSTPLNDITEAGMLRRVFGEKPAVTSTKGVVGHLLGAAGAAEAVYTVLAVERRLVPPTANLSSLDPGIGVDVVAKEARPMEIGAAVNDSFGFGGQNAVIVVTPA
- a CDS encoding NADP-dependent oxidoreductase, with the translated sequence MKAIAVQRYGGPEVLELMDLPEPRLGPDVVLVRVRYAGVNPADWKIREGYIDDWFESHFPMVMGCDLSGVVERTGLGVTEFAPGDEVVGYVRADHMQRGTYGELVAAPVRTLAHAPRSLDAREAAGLPAAGLTAYQALRRHLEIAAGDVLLVHAAAGGVGSLAVQIGRALGARVIGTASERNHDFLRSLGAEPVTYGPGLADRVRALAPEGVDAVFDLMGGDTLAGSPALLRPGGRLASISGDVTGLGGRYVFVRPDPRDLAELVAMADRGEVRVHVSAEFPLADAARAHELVQTGHVRGKVVLAVETT
- a CDS encoding acyl-CoA mutase large subunit family protein; amino-acid sequence: MSRESGSARSTESGLPIEPVYGPDAQEGWDPAERLGEPGRYPFTRGVYPSMYTGRPWTMRQYAGFGTATESNARYQQLIANGTMGLSVAFDLPTQMGHDSDAPIAHGEVGKVGVAVDSVDDMRVLFGGIPLDRVSTSMTINAPAALLLLLYQLVAEEQGVSADRLTGTIQNDVLKEYIARGTHIFPPKPSLRLIADIFKYCRAEIPKWNTISISGYHMAEAGASPAQEIAFTLADGIEYVRTAVAAGMDVDDFAPRLSFFFVARTTILEEVAKFRAARRIWARVMREEFGARDPKSLMLRFHTQTAGVQLTAQQPEVNLVRVAVQGLAAVLGGTQSLHTNSFDEAIALPTDKSARLALRTQQVLAYETDVTATVDPFAGSYVVEKMTDDVEDAVLELMAKVEELGGAVNAIEHGFQKGEIERSAYRVAQETDSGERVVVGVNRFQLDEEEPYEPLRVDPAIEAQQAERLAKLRAERDQEAVDTALAALKKAAEGTDNVLYPMKDALRARATVGEVCNALREIWGTYRPATT